Within Fusobacterium periodonticum ATCC 33693, the genomic segment CCTTTTAAAATACATTTCCTTTTGTGCTGCTAATTGTTCCAAAGCTAATAACTTATATCCAAGTGCAACTCCTGAGCTATTTCCACTAAACTCTTTGTCTTGCATGTCTGGTATCATAGAAAATTTATGAATATCCTGATTTAATCTATTTTTATTGTTTTGAGCATAGTTATCATTAACTTGTTTAACAAGCCATTTAGCATCACCTTGCTCATTAATAAGCATAACTTTATTTTTATTCATTCTTTCTAGTTCTTCATCAGTAGTTCCACCCATATTAACCAAAACTAAGTATGCATCTGTAAAATCTTTCATATCATCAATAGCAGTTGAAGTAGCTTCGTTATAACCATCTATCAAAGAAATTACATTTTTAAAATCTCCGTTAGCCCTTTTATTGTTTAAGAACTCAACAATTGGGACTTGGTTAAATCCGTGTAGTTTAGTTTCTCTTATTACAGTTGGAACTTCTTTTTTATCAGTGTCAGTTATATATTCATAAGTCGTAATGTTTTTATTATCATAAACTTCTAATTTATAAACCCATTTATTTTCTTTATTTTTAGTTTTATCCCATCTAACAGCTGCAATTATTTCTTTTTTTACTGTATTATCTCTTAATATAAAACAATCACGAGGATCTACAACTACATTTCCAATAGTATTATCCACATTTTTATACCATAACTCATAAGATTTACCAAAAATACTACAATTTTGAGAATGCTCAAAATTTTCTTGTTGCTCTTCTTCTGTTGCTAAATATTCAGATAACTTTTCAAAATCTTTTTTTAACTTATCGTCTTGTAAAGCATAAGAAATAGGTTTTCCTAAGAAATAGGCTGTTGCAATAGTTGCAATGTATTCTGGATAATTATTAATCAACTTAGTATCTTTTTTCTTATTGCTTCTATCTTTCTTATTCAAAATATTATGTTTTCCACTATAATAATCTTCCATCTTTTGAAGTTCTGGTAATTCATTTTTTATAAATGCCTCCAGTGCTTCTTTTAAATCTTCTACAGTCATTAATCCTCCTCTCTTATCTTATTCCTAAAACATTTCTATCTATTGTTCTCATTTCATTTCTATTTATTGTCTTTTCAGCAACACCAGTTAAAGCATCAGGTCCATCATCGTGTTTGTTTTTTCCTTCCTTCTGATAAGAAATAATATCTTTTGCAAATTCACTCCATTTATTTTTCCAATCAACAGGCATATAGATATTATTATTTACCCAAGCACTATTTGATAATATTCTTGCTATTTTATTTCCAGATTGATGGAACCATTTAACAACTGTTTTATAATTTCCTTTATCTCTTGTAATTCTTTCAATGTTTCTTGCGAATGCTCTACCACCATTGTTGCTTTCTATATCTGCAATATTTACATTAAACTTTTTATATGCTTCTGCAACCATAGGTTCTGTTATTTCCATAGCTTCTTTGGTATAGATAACATCTAGTATATAAGCACTATCTTTGCAATC encodes:
- a CDS encoding phage portal protein, whose amino-acid sequence is MTVEDLKEALEAFIKNELPELQKMEDYYSGKHNILNKKDRSNKKKDTKLINNYPEYIATIATAYFLGKPISYALQDDKLKKDFEKLSEYLATEEEQQENFEHSQNCSIFGKSYELWYKNVDNTIGNVVVDPRDCFILRDNTVKKEIIAAVRWDKTKNKENKWVYKLEVYDNKNITTYEYITDTDKKEVPTVIRETKLHGFNQVPIVEFLNNKRANGDFKNVISLIDGYNEATSTAIDDMKDFTDAYLVLVNMGGTTDEELERMNKNKVMLINEQGDAKWLVKQVNDNYAQNNKNRLNQDIHKFSMIPDMQDKEFSGNSSGVALGYKLLALEQLAAQKEMYFKRAINQRLELMIDFHNLKIKSTDIQKVFTRNVPKNLVEAADTAQKLQGIVSHETILSTLPFVEDAKGELEKIKAEEDINIMKDMNTPLGVGANGSKE
- the terL gene encoding phage terminase large subunit, with amino-acid sequence MAKEIVYANYQQEPIDIKGRLYNEFKTYVDLPKEKIVKISAYCDTADTGDDFLCNIIYADCKDSAYILDVIYTKEAMEITEPMVAEAYKKFNVNIADIESNNGGRAFARNIERITRDKGNYKTVVKWFHQSGNKIARILSNSAWVNNNIYMPVDWKNKWSEFAKDIISYQKEGKNKHDDGPDALTGVAEKTINRNEMRTIDRNVLGIR